Proteins encoded within one genomic window of Opitutales bacterium:
- the efp gene encoding elongation factor P — MASPTEIRKGRVMDYQGAPHLVLDMQHRTQGRQAGFVQVTLRNMNTGASTTNKFRTTETVEFMHTEQRKLEYSYKDADGYHFMDPDTYDDIIFDEAMVSEALDFMVEGKEYDITYVDDKPTSISLPASIEMKVVESPEGVRGDTASNVQKPATLETGLVVQVPLFIKEGEIIKINTESKAYVSRA; from the coding sequence ATGGCATCACCCACAGAAATTCGCAAAGGACGCGTCATGGATTACCAAGGCGCTCCCCATCTTGTTTTAGATATGCAACACCGGACCCAGGGCCGACAGGCCGGCTTTGTTCAAGTGACCTTGCGCAACATGAACACCGGAGCGAGCACGACGAATAAGTTTCGCACGACCGAAACCGTCGAGTTCATGCATACCGAACAACGTAAGCTGGAGTATTCCTACAAAGATGCAGACGGCTATCACTTCATGGACCCAGACACGTACGACGACATCATTTTCGACGAAGCCATGGTCAGCGAAGCCCTCGATTTCATGGTAGAAGGCAAAGAATATGACATTACGTATGTGGATGATAAACCGACTTCAATCAGCCTTCCTGCGTCTATAGAGATGAAAGTAGTCGAGAGCCCCGAGGGCGTGCGCGGCGACACCGCTTCCAATGTCCAAAAACCTGCCACCCTCGAGACCGGCCTCGTCGTCCAAGTCCCCCTGTTCATCAAGGAAGGCGAGATCATCAAGATCAACACCGAGTCAAAAGCATATGTGAGCCGGGCTTAA
- a CDS encoding Rieske (2Fe-2S) protein: protein MKRNQSWTRIGTLDTIPESEPHLVTVGERRLMVYRDGEHIRALDNRCPHMGFPLNKGEIKDGVVTCYWHHARFDGDSGCAFDLFADDIPVFDTRVDNDSVFIANSPRHTPDKAYYVKRLNKGMEQNIPIIIAKSVVGLLGLNVTIGELVELLTEFGQKNHENWSSGMTMVVMAANLWPRISPETRTYFLVEAARQLATDCQNRSSRRDRLSMNGNDADLERLRTWLKKWVQVRHRDGAERTLLTAAERVGVDGINELLADGVNDRFCSDTGHTFDFTNKALQLISMLEIDSAQKVLPVIIPEITRARGAEESSAWRSPIDLIELIKRHECELREIEAYRSNTEATLQKDFLTILLEDQPKKILGAILEQIKARVDPSLIAREIAHAAAIRLAHFPTSNDINDWFNPAHTLNFAHAVHCFILRAESQSFATLRGLLTAAMAVYLDRFLNIPAARLPTSERDMASLPNNVEALLKGLRACFDSTDTAIDAPRWAVRYLRLGHPESLLIDTITDITLREDLDFHKIQSIEAVAEESMLWPTGSSAKEHLYKGAIRYIAAHCPTRRSRSKIAQIAIRLQGREPIHKFEQLA from the coding sequence ATGAAAAGAAACCAATCTTGGACTCGAATCGGCACCCTCGATACCATCCCGGAATCTGAACCTCATCTTGTAACCGTGGGTGAACGGCGACTTATGGTATACCGTGACGGCGAGCACATTCGCGCCCTAGACAACCGCTGTCCGCACATGGGATTCCCTCTAAACAAGGGGGAGATAAAAGACGGAGTTGTAACCTGCTACTGGCACCATGCTCGTTTCGATGGAGACTCTGGATGCGCTTTCGATCTATTTGCCGACGATATACCCGTTTTTGATACGCGGGTAGATAACGATTCGGTATTCATCGCAAATAGTCCCCGTCATACGCCCGACAAGGCTTACTACGTAAAGCGATTGAACAAAGGGATGGAACAAAACATACCCATCATTATCGCCAAGAGCGTGGTTGGACTCCTCGGGCTAAATGTCACCATCGGTGAATTGGTAGAACTACTCACCGAATTCGGACAGAAAAACCATGAAAACTGGTCTTCGGGTATGACCATGGTCGTTATGGCCGCGAACCTTTGGCCCAGAATCTCACCTGAAACACGGACCTACTTCCTGGTGGAAGCGGCTCGGCAATTGGCAACCGATTGTCAAAATCGTTCATCTCGCCGAGATCGCCTCAGCATGAACGGTAATGATGCAGACTTGGAGCGTCTGCGCACATGGCTCAAAAAATGGGTGCAAGTGCGCCACCGCGACGGTGCCGAGCGCACCCTACTTACCGCTGCGGAGCGTGTGGGTGTGGATGGTATCAACGAACTCTTGGCCGACGGTGTAAATGACCGCTTCTGCTCAGACACTGGGCATACCTTCGACTTCACAAATAAAGCCTTACAGCTGATTTCTATGCTCGAAATCGACTCAGCACAGAAGGTTTTACCCGTAATCATACCGGAAATCACTCGAGCACGCGGCGCTGAAGAGTCGAGTGCTTGGCGATCCCCCATCGACCTGATCGAGCTAATCAAACGACATGAATGCGAGCTGAGGGAAATTGAAGCATACCGTTCAAATACCGAAGCCACACTCCAAAAAGACTTCCTTACGATCCTGTTGGAGGATCAGCCAAAGAAAATACTGGGGGCGATTTTAGAGCAGATCAAAGCCCGCGTAGATCCTTCACTCATCGCCCGCGAAATCGCGCATGCCGCCGCTATACGACTAGCCCATTTTCCAACGTCCAACGACATCAACGACTGGTTCAATCCGGCCCACACTCTCAATTTCGCACACGCCGTCCACTGTTTCATTCTACGCGCTGAAAGCCAGAGTTTCGCCACCTTGCGCGGCCTACTCACTGCCGCCATGGCAGTCTATCTAGATCGGTTTCTCAACATTCCTGCGGCGCGCCTACCCACCTCTGAGCGCGACATGGCCTCGCTTCCGAATAATGTCGAAGCACTCCTCAAAGGTCTAAGGGCATGCTTCGACTCCACCGATACCGCTATAGATGCCCCGCGATGGGCAGTCCGCTACCTGCGACTGGGACATCCAGAGTCGCTGCTGATCGATACCATCACCGACATCACGCTCCGTGAAGACCTGGATTTTCATAAGATCCAGAGTATCGAAGCCGTGGCCGAAGAATCGATGCTATGGCCAACAGGCTCTTCGGCCAAGGAACACCTTTACAAAGGAGCAATCCGCTATATCGCCGCACACTGTCCCACACGGCGTAGCCGCTCAAAAATAGCTCAAATCGCGATCCGGCTACAAGGTCGTGAGCCGATCCACAAATTCGAACAGCTGGCATAA
- the tnpA gene encoding IS200/IS605 family transposase, whose protein sequence is MANTYSCLHYHFVFSTKNRECWISAQIEHRIWAYLGGIAKENKMVPIQIGGVEDHVHLLLAASPTLAPSKIAQLIKGRSSAWIHEVFPEMRAFAWQDGYGAFSVSRSNIPEVVDYIKKQREHHRAHTFQEEYVRFLTKHGVAYDERYLWD, encoded by the coding sequence ATGGCCAATACTTATTCGTGCCTGCACTACCATTTCGTGTTTTCTACAAAAAATCGTGAATGTTGGATCTCTGCTCAAATCGAACATCGAATTTGGGCTTATTTGGGAGGCATTGCTAAAGAGAACAAAATGGTTCCGATCCAGATTGGTGGGGTCGAGGATCATGTTCATTTACTATTGGCGGCGTCGCCGACCCTAGCGCCGAGCAAGATTGCACAACTCATCAAAGGAAGAAGCTCTGCGTGGATTCATGAGGTATTCCCGGAAATGAGGGCATTCGCTTGGCAGGATGGCTACGGTGCATTCAGCGTAAGCCGATCAAACATTCCGGAAGTTGTAGACTATATCAAAAAGCAGCGGGAGCATCATCGGGCTCATACCTTCCAAGAGGAATATGTGCGGTTTTTGACGAAACATGGCGTTGCATATGATGAGCGCTATTTATGGGATTGA
- a CDS encoding glycosyltransferase, with protein MISQRIVISTITVALIIVGTLGYSLITDSFDTASLIRVFLPILLGASGLALPFVWPRFRTQRIEVSILLLLALSLRLCFLPAAASDDVYRYIWEGNLLQKGISPYLGVADDPIYADYRDENWEQMNNRDKLTAYPPLSIATFTLVNQFSPTPLGFKIAMVAVDLAICALILLWLHRRRRPLRWSLFYLANPVTLIAFSGEAHFDALMVLSLVIGIMAAERRRWWIAGIAIGCAVQFKIIALLLVPFLFLRGGVRPVFAVGAAATIPLLFFISDLPNLAQGILGFGAERSFNGLIHDLLHDFLNNRDWANQIVGVCLLVVLAYRFFLRPKSSIDQQWLWACGALLVLSPTFHFWYLTWILPVVAVRVSLPWLALCVSQGLYFIVWIHFAEGAPWDLHRIETTLLWSPLFIGFLMITWARSHWAKKKASIIKRQDKPHGISVVIPTLNAASTLKAAITSVSQSQRPPDEIIVCDADSHDATRAIAKELGANVISTPQGRGNQIAAGIQASRFNSIVILHADCQLPANALTGVERTFTLNTEIDGGCLGQRFNDQRPALLCVEALNELRASGMGIAFGDQVQFLHQSRLQNPYPAQPLMEDIELSLGFENPVYLGHEATVSATKWTPDKSQPRFIKVLSLVARYHLVRCFGAQRAQKYSERLYQEYYS; from the coding sequence ATGATCTCCCAGCGCATTGTTATATCAACCATCACCGTTGCACTGATAATTGTTGGTACCCTGGGTTACAGCCTGATCACCGATTCGTTCGACACGGCCAGCCTAATCCGGGTTTTTCTACCCATTCTCCTCGGGGCGAGCGGACTAGCCCTACCCTTCGTATGGCCACGATTCAGGACCCAACGGATCGAAGTCTCCATTCTCCTACTCCTCGCTCTCTCACTCCGACTCTGTTTTCTACCAGCTGCTGCATCGGACGACGTTTATCGCTACATCTGGGAGGGAAACCTACTTCAGAAAGGAATAAGCCCCTATCTCGGCGTTGCGGATGACCCGATCTACGCCGACTACCGCGACGAAAACTGGGAGCAGATGAATAATCGCGACAAGCTTACAGCTTACCCGCCGCTCAGTATTGCGACCTTTACCTTGGTTAACCAATTCTCGCCGACGCCTCTCGGCTTTAAGATTGCAATGGTTGCCGTCGATCTAGCGATCTGCGCCTTGATACTGCTCTGGCTACACCGCCGAAGGCGTCCACTGCGATGGAGCTTATTCTACCTAGCGAACCCGGTCACACTGATCGCTTTTTCTGGAGAAGCCCACTTCGATGCACTCATGGTGCTATCCCTCGTCATCGGCATCATGGCGGCTGAGCGTCGTCGCTGGTGGATTGCTGGTATAGCCATCGGCTGCGCAGTCCAGTTCAAAATAATCGCCCTATTGCTCGTGCCCTTTCTCTTTTTACGTGGAGGCGTCCGGCCCGTTTTTGCGGTAGGTGCTGCTGCTACCATACCACTCTTATTCTTTATCTCAGACTTACCCAACCTCGCACAAGGCATCCTAGGTTTTGGGGCAGAGCGCAGTTTCAATGGGCTCATACACGATCTGTTGCATGACTTTCTAAATAATCGAGATTGGGCGAATCAGATCGTCGGCGTCTGCCTTTTGGTTGTGCTCGCTTACCGCTTTTTCCTCAGACCTAAGAGCTCTATCGACCAGCAATGGCTCTGGGCATGCGGCGCATTACTCGTGCTCAGTCCCACCTTTCATTTCTGGTACCTTACCTGGATTCTTCCCGTAGTCGCTGTCAGAGTAAGCCTGCCATGGTTGGCACTATGCGTGAGCCAAGGACTCTACTTCATAGTTTGGATTCACTTTGCTGAAGGGGCCCCATGGGACCTCCATCGCATAGAAACCACCCTACTTTGGAGTCCACTCTTCATCGGCTTTTTAATGATTACATGGGCCCGCTCACACTGGGCCAAAAAGAAAGCATCGATCATTAAGCGACAGGACAAACCACATGGCATCAGTGTCGTGATCCCGACCTTAAATGCGGCATCCACGCTTAAAGCAGCGATCACCTCAGTAAGCCAGTCCCAGCGACCACCGGACGAAATCATTGTCTGCGATGCAGACTCTCATGATGCAACAAGAGCAATCGCTAAAGAATTGGGCGCGAACGTGATTTCGACCCCACAAGGTCGCGGTAACCAGATCGCAGCCGGCATCCAGGCTTCACGATTCAACTCCATAGTCATACTACACGCCGATTGCCAACTACCCGCAAATGCGCTTACAGGGGTGGAACGCACGTTCACGTTGAATACTGAAATCGACGGCGGCTGCTTGGGCCAACGCTTCAACGACCAACGGCCAGCTCTCCTATGTGTCGAGGCGCTCAATGAACTCCGTGCCAGCGGCATGGGTATCGCATTCGGAGATCAAGTTCAATTCCTCCACCAGTCGCGCTTACAAAACCCCTACCCCGCACAGCCTCTGATGGAGGACATCGAGCTCAGTCTGGGCTTTGAGAATCCTGTCTATCTCGGCCACGAAGCCACCGTCTCCGCGACTAAATGGACCCCCGACAAATCCCAGCCGCGCTTCATCAAAGTCCTCTCTCTCGTGGCCCGCTACCACCTAGTACGGTGCTTCGGAGCACAACGCGCCCAGAAATACTCAGAAAGGCTCTACCAAGAATATTATAGCTGA
- a CDS encoding NAD(P)H-dependent oxidoreductase, which translates to MKIHVISSSLSNESRSRSLAQSYHNYLKTHSIDGEVIDLRDINPPNFDHSEIYESRAYKEIHSKIDEADGVVFASPVYNWGCCAELKKLIEYVGSTPRDSSIRGAFFDKVVTFVNAAGLPHSYMAYTSLANSMMLDFKCIINPYNVYVHNRHWDGNDALINDAQKRIEKSAKVMAELTRLLQARTYRSNWEI; encoded by the coding sequence ATGAAAATCCACGTCATTTCCAGTAGCCTCAGCAACGAAAGTCGAAGTCGATCACTAGCACAGAGTTATCATAACTATTTAAAAACGCATTCCATCGATGGTGAAGTCATCGACCTACGGGATATCAATCCTCCCAATTTCGATCATTCCGAGATCTATGAGTCACGGGCTTATAAAGAGATTCACTCTAAAATAGATGAAGCTGACGGGGTAGTATTCGCGAGCCCGGTCTATAATTGGGGATGCTGCGCTGAGCTTAAAAAACTCATTGAATATGTGGGTTCGACTCCGAGAGACAGCTCAATACGCGGCGCCTTTTTCGACAAAGTCGTTACCTTTGTGAATGCTGCCGGTCTCCCACATAGCTATATGGCCTACACCTCACTCGCAAATTCCATGATGCTCGATTTCAAATGCATCATCAATCCCTACAACGTTTACGTCCACAACCGACATTGGGATGGAAATGACGCCCTAATAAATGATGCCCAAAAACGCATAGAAAAATCCGCCAAAGTAATGGCCGAACTCACCAGACTACTCCAAGCCCGGACATACAGGTCCAACTGGGAAATCTGA